CGTGCTCGCGGCCGAGTCGACGGTGAGGGCGCAGGGCCTGCTGTCGCCGCAGCAGTCGCCGGTGGGACTGCCGACGCACTTCCCGGACGTGATCGCGGCGAGCGCGTGCTACGCGGCGAAGCAGGCGGGGGCGTCGCTGATCGCGGCGTTCACGCTGTCGGGTGTGACGGCGCGGCTGCTGGCGCACTACCGGCCGCCGGTGCCGATCGTGGCGTTCAGCCCGAACCAGGAAGTGCGCCGTCGACTGGCGCTCTTGTGGGGCGTGGTGCCGCGGGTGCTGGAGCCCATCCAGGAGACGGAGGCGATGGTGCACCGCGTGGAAGAGGAGCTGGTGTCGCGGGGTCTGGCGCGCAAGGGTGACCGAGTGGTCATCGTCTACGGAGCGCCGGTGGGACAGCCGGGCAAGATCAACAGCCTGCGGCTGCACATCATCGGCGGCTGAGGAACAGGGGAAAACCCTCACCCCGACCCTCTCCCAGAGGGAGAGGGCCAGACCTGGTTCTCGACCGTGTAGGTCCCCTCTCCCTCTGGGAGAGGGCTAGGGTGAGGGTCTACCGCGCTCCTACCCGCGGAAATCCGGCAGGGCCCGCTTGGGAATCTCGGCCTCGACGAAGATGCGGTACAGCTCGACGTCGAGCTGGCCGCTCTGGGCCTCGCGCTTGAGGATGTCGAGCGCGAGCTGGTGGGGCACGGCCTTCTTGTAGGGCCGATCGCTGGCGGTGAGTGCGTCGTAGATGTCGGCGATGGACATCATCCGGGACTGCACGGGGATGGTGGGCTCGGGGATGGCGCGGGGGTATCCAGTGCCGTCGAGCTTCTCGTGGTGCGCGTAGGCGATCTCCGGGACGCGGCGCAGGGTGCGCGTCCAGGGAATCTGGGACAGGAAGCGGTAGGTGTGCTCCACGTGGCTCTCGATCTCCCGGCGCTCCTCCTCGGAGAGGGTGCCCTTGGCGATGGAGAGCGACTGGATCTCCCGGTCGAGCAGCAGGGGGCGCTCCTGGTCGAAGGAATCCTGGAAGCGCAGATGCCGCAGCTCATGGAGCCGCTCGAAATTCCCCTGGGCGAGCACGGTGGGCCGGTTGCAGGTGAGGACGAACTCGAGCACCTCGTCGAGCTGCTTGAGCTCCTTGGCGAGGCGCTCGTCCTCCTCGGCGTCGATCTCCGCCAGGTGGTGCGTACCGCGCAGCTTCGCGGCGGAGAGCCGGCGGCGGTAGCTCTGGAGCTGCAGGTCCTTGCGAGCCAGCTGGAAGCGGGCGCGCAGTCCCTCCATCTCGTGGGGGTAGAGCTTCTCGGCCTTGACGAGCACGGGCTCGCGCACACCCACCTTGCCGAAGTCGTGCAGGAGCGAGGCGTAGCGCAGCTCCTGGAGCTCGGTGACGCTGAAGCGCGTGTGGGCGTACAAGCCGGTGTGGACGTGCTCGAGGGCGCGGGCCATGGCCACGGTGAGGTCGGCCACGCGGCCGGAGTGACCGGCGGTGGTCGGGTCGCGGGACTCGATGGCGACCACGGAGGCGGAGACGAAGCCCTCGAAGAGCCTGTTGATCTCCTCGTGGAGGAGGGCGTTCTCGATGGCGCCAGCGGCCTGGGCGCCGAGGGCGAGCAGCAGCTCCTCGTCCTCGGAGTCGAAGGGGTTGCCGCTGAGCTTGTTGAGGGCCTGGATGACGCCGGTGACGTCGCCGTTGGCGTCGCGCATGGGGACGCACAGGACGCTCTGGGTGCGGTAGCCGCTGAGGTTGTCGAAGGTGCGGTTGAAACGCTCGTCGGCGTAGGCGTCCGGGAGGTTGATGACCTCGCCCGTCTGGGCGACCTGGCCGGCGATGCCGCTGCCCACGGGGAGACGGATCTCACTCTTGGAGCCCTGGGCCACCTTGCTCCACAGCTCGTTGCGCTCGCGGTCCAGCACGAAGAGGGAGCAGCGGTCGGCCTCGACGACCTTGCTGGCCTCGTAGAGGATGAGGGGGAGCAGCAGGTCCAGGTCGCGCTCGGCGCTCATGGCCTTGGTGACGTCCAGGATGGACGTGAGCTTCTTGAGGCGCCGGTTGAGGTCTGGAGGTTCGGGCAGCTGGGTCTGTGGAAGCACCGGGAGTGGCTCCGTCGAGGTACGGCGCACGGCCTGGGAGGACCCTTCTTAGCACGGGAGGTGGAGGCGCCGCCCCCCGGGGGGGTCCCCGGGGACGAGTCCATGGAAAGGCCGACAGTCGGGAAGCCCGCCTTGCGTGCAATCAGGCGGTACCACCCCCGGGCGGAAGTGGGTATGAAGCGGCCCCATGAATCGCCGCGTGCTCGTCTCTCCCTCGCTCCTGTCCTCTGATTTCGGCCGGTTGTCCGAGGAGGTGCGGGCCGTGGAGGCCGCTGGGGCGGATTGGATCCACGTGGACGTGATGGACGGGCGTTTCGTGCCCAACATCACGCTCGGGCCGGTGATCGTGCAGGCGATCAGACGCTCGGCGA
This is a stretch of genomic DNA from Archangium violaceum. It encodes these proteins:
- a CDS encoding HD domain-containing phosphohydrolase; this translates as MLPQTQLPEPPDLNRRLKKLTSILDVTKAMSAERDLDLLLPLILYEASKVVEADRCSLFVLDRERNELWSKVAQGSKSEIRLPVGSGIAGQVAQTGEVINLPDAYADERFNRTFDNLSGYRTQSVLCVPMRDANGDVTGVIQALNKLSGNPFDSEDEELLLALGAQAAGAIENALLHEEINRLFEGFVSASVVAIESRDPTTAGHSGRVADLTVAMARALEHVHTGLYAHTRFSVTELQELRYASLLHDFGKVGVREPVLVKAEKLYPHEMEGLRARFQLARKDLQLQSYRRRLSAAKLRGTHHLAEIDAEEDERLAKELKQLDEVLEFVLTCNRPTVLAQGNFERLHELRHLRFQDSFDQERPLLLDREIQSLSIAKGTLSEEERREIESHVEHTYRFLSQIPWTRTLRRVPEIAYAHHEKLDGTGYPRAIPEPTIPVQSRMMSIADIYDALTASDRPYKKAVPHQLALDILKREAQSGQLDVELYRIFVEAEIPKRALPDFRG